A single region of the Pseudomonas mandelii genome encodes:
- a CDS encoding helix-turn-helix transcriptional regulator, producing MEILPADVVAIVEALSTSGHAAVQLQAQVRQLLRLPDPPIRDPRLTKVTATLREGQMGREVMAALVHLSPTRFSHWFVEQTGVPLRSYVKWLRLTQALQHMAQGGRLTEAAHAAGFSDSAHFSRTFRMLLGIDPSSALAEVGLQAS from the coding sequence ATGGAGATACTCCCTGCCGACGTTGTTGCGATAGTCGAGGCGTTGAGTACGTCGGGGCATGCAGCTGTCCAGTTGCAGGCACAGGTACGTCAGCTGTTGCGGCTTCCCGATCCGCCAATCCGCGATCCGCGCCTGACCAAAGTCACCGCAACGCTGCGCGAAGGCCAAATGGGGCGTGAGGTAATGGCTGCGTTGGTGCATCTATCCCCGACACGCTTTTCCCATTGGTTCGTGGAGCAAACAGGTGTGCCATTGCGCAGTTACGTCAAATGGCTGCGCCTCACCCAAGCCCTTCAACATATGGCTCAAGGGGGCCGGTTGACCGAAGCCGCGCATGCGGCGGGCTTTTCCGATTCGGCGCATTTCTCCCGGACATTCAGAATGCTGCTGGGCATCGATCCGTCCTCTGCCCTAGCTGAGGTAGGGCTCCAGGCGTCATAG